The genomic DNA GGATCCCATCTGGCGCCCCCACGCTTTGCAACCGCCACCGGGAGGGATCCGCCCGAGTTTCTTGACATCCATATGGATCAGCTCACCAGGACGGTCGCGTTCATAGCGGACCGCGGTGACTTTGGAGGCATGAATCACCTCACCGGTAAGCGGATCACACTCATCGAGATACGGCACATTATGACGTCTCAGAATCCGGCTGATAGTCCTTGCAGGGTTTCCTAGCTCGTCAGCAAGACGATCCGGTCCGACTCTCAGCTTGAGCCGTGCGGCGACCACCAAACGTTCAATATCGGGACTGGTACGTGTCGGTGAACAACGCGGCTGCGACGACCGATCCTCCAGACCGGCTTCGCCTTGAGAATCGAAGCGGGCAACCCAACGGTGGGCGCAGTGGCGTGATACTCCCATAGCTTTAGCGACGTGGGCGACAGGCATCCCCGCGAAACGGACCCGTTGAACCAACAATCTACGCCCATAAACCGTGAGCCGGGCATTACGGTGTGCCATGAAGACCTCCAGTGGGGTGTGACAGCAATCACCACTCCACTGGAGGTCTTCACTTAATCAAGAACTGTCACCGACGTCCCGGCCGAGTACATCTAGCGGTTTAGGAGGGCGGTCAACTCTCGAAGCTGAGATCGGTTGCCATGCCGGCCTCGTAGTGTCCAGGGATCAGGCACACAGCTGCCGTATAGTCTTCAGCGTTGTCTGGGAAGGTGAACTCCATAGTTCCAGTCTCGCCGGCGGCGAGTAGGAGTACGGCGTCTTCCGCTTCTTCATCGTGGGCGTCTCCGTCATCGTGGTCCGATTCGTCCTTGTCCATGTCCTCCATAGCAGCGTCGTCGTGGTCTTCCTCTATGGCGGAGTCGTCGTGGTCTTCGTGACCTCCGGCAAGGTGTTCCTCAACACGGTCCGCGTTGGATAGTCTGAATTCGTGTTCCACGACTCCGGAGTTGGTAACTACAAACTCGACGGTTTCGCCGGGTGTGAACGTGAAGGAACTACCAGCGATCGCGAACTCGGTGAGTTCGATTTCGATGACACGCACCGAATCGTCACCCAAAGATGTAGCTTGCGGGGCCTCCGATGTAGCTTGCGGGGCCTCCGTTGTTGCTACCGGCCCGTCGACAGGCGCCACAGGAAGTTCCGTAGCTGCGGTCGAGCAAGCCGTCGCACCGAGGAGAAGTGCGAACAGTAAGAAGCGCATTCCTGAGAGTCGGTTCCACATGATTGATTCCTTTGTCGAATGGGTTTCATGTACGACACGATTGTCTCTCGGGATGTGGCACAGCCATAGTCACCTATTTGGTGACGAATCCTCCCCCATATGGGGGAGGGAGACTCTTGGTGGGGTTACTCGATGACTTCGGTACGCAGTCCTACTGCGACGGCCTCGGCTCTTGATGACACACCGAGACGGTCGAAGATTCCTTTGACGTAGGTTTTGACGGTCGCCTCAGAGATACCTAGCTCGTACGCCACCTGCTTGTTTTCGGCACCGTTTGCGATCAATTGCAATACCTGTTGTTCCCGCGGACTCAGTCGGCCCTCTGGCTTGGAATTGGAGCGTATGTCGGAGATGAGCGGCTCCACGAGTTGTCCATGGATGTAGGTTTTGCCTTCTGCAGCCGCGGTGATCGCGGCGAGCAGCTCATCGCGACCGGCGCTTTTGATTAAATACCCGGCTGCCCCGAGTTCGAGTGCCCGCCGGACATACCCGGGCTGGTCGTGCATCGAAAGCATCAGGGTCCTGACCTGCGGGAAATCTTTACTCAACCGCTCCAGCGCTGCGAGACCGGTCATGCCGGGCATGCGGATGTCGAGGAGCACTACATCGATGGGGTGCTGCGCAAGTGCGGTGAACATGTCGTCGGCCGACTCCGCGTCGCCGACAATCTCGATCCCCGGGGCGTCGGCCAACATGTAGCGAATGCCGTCTCGCACTACTTCATGGTCGTCGACAATCAGGATGTTCAACT from Acidobacteriota bacterium includes the following:
- a CDS encoding IS481 family transposase; amino-acid sequence: MAHRNARLTVYGRRLLVQRVRFAGMPVAHVAKAMGVSRHCAHRWVARFDSQGEAGLEDRSSQPRCSPTRTSPDIERLVVAARLKLRVGPDRLADELGNPARTISRILRRHNVPYLDECDPLTGEVIHASKVTAVRYERDRPGELIHMDVKKLGRIPPGGGCKAWGRQMGSTALKRNTRVGYHYVHSAVDDYSRLACSEILNNEKGDTAAGFLTRAAEFFKSCGIPRIESVMTDNHWSYTRSKAVKDALAALGATHITIRPHCPWQNGKVERFNRTQQTKWAYRQVFTSNSERAEALQPWLDYYNYQRNHSSLARRPPISRVSPT
- a CDS encoding response regulator transcription factor, whose amino-acid sequence is MNILIVDDHEVVRDGIRYMLADAPGIEIVGDAESADDMFTALAQHPIDVVLLDIRMPGMTGLAALERLSKDFPQVRTLMLSMHDQPGYVRRALELGAAGYLIKSAGRDELLAAITAAAEGKTYIHGQLVEPLISDIRSNSKPEGRLSPREQQVLQLIANGAENKQVAYELGISEATVKTYVKGIFDRLGVSSRAEAVAVGLRTEVIE